In the Oryzias latipes chromosome 23, ASM223467v1 genome, one interval contains:
- the rab21 gene encoding ras-related protein Rab-21: MSSAGAAGTSNRTYSFKVVLLGEGCVGKTSLVLRYCENKFNDKHITTLQASFLTKKLNITGKRVNLAIWDTAGQERFHALGPIYYRDSNGAVLVYDVTDEDSFQKVKNWVKELRKMLGNDICLCIVGNKIDLDKDRHVSVEDAESYAESVGAKHYHTSAKLNKGIEELFLDLCKRMMETAHAEERAKGNGASQSAATRRGVQIVDDEPQATPAGGCCSSG, encoded by the exons ATGTCATCCGCGGGAGCGGCCGGAACCAGCAACAGAACCTACTCTTTCAAAGTGGTGTTGCTCGGGGAGGGCTGCGTGGGGAAAACGTCGCTGGTGCTTCGGTACTGCGAGAACAAATTCAACGACAAACACATCACAACGCTGCAG GCGTCCTTCCTCACAAAGAAGCTCAACATCACAGGAAAGAGGGTAAACCTGGCCATCTGG GACACGGCCGGTCAGGAGCGCTTCCACGCGTTAGGTCCCATCTACTACAGAGACTCCAACGGAGCCGTGCTAGTGTACGACGTCACAGACGAAGACTCCTTCCAGAAG GTGAAGAACTGGGTCAAAGAGCTGAGGAAAATGTTGGGGAACGACATCTGTTTATGTATAGTTG GTAATAAAATCGATTTGGACAAAGACAGACATGTTTCTGTGGAGGACGCTGAGAg CTATGCAGAGTCGGTGGGAGCCAAACACTACCACACATCAGCCAAGCTAAACAAAGGCATTGAGGAGCTCTTCCTGGATCTCTGTAAAa GAATGATGGAGACCGCTCATGCGGAGGAGAGGGCAAAGGGCAACGGGGCCAGCCAATCAGCAGCAACAAGGCGGGGCGTACAGATCGTCGACGACGAGCCCCAAGCCACGCCTGCCGGAGGATGCTGCTCCTCCGGCTAA